In Polypterus senegalus isolate Bchr_013 chromosome 12, ASM1683550v1, whole genome shotgun sequence, the following are encoded in one genomic region:
- the LOC120541503 gene encoding D-glucuronyl C5-epimerase-like, whose product MRCLAARVNYKTLIFICTLFTLVTVLLWNKCSSDTSARFPRDPSLLESGLRKEILEKRTASLDNNNVGSDLHVVKQHSEEASPQEQQKAPPIVGAVNNIKSLGLKYDELDCLINDDYTIKGRREGNEVYLPFSWVEKYFEVYGKVAQYDGYDRFEFSHSYSRVYAQRSPYHPNGVFMSFEGYNVEVRDRVKCISGVEGVPLSTQWGPQGYFYPIQIAQYGLSHYSKNLTEKPPHIEVYDTGDQDAQKSIWTVPKGCLISTVFDKTRNSNVRQFSTPEMSDGVSLILGNMKDFIISFDLKYITNGSVSVVLETTEKNQLFTIHYVSNSQLIAFKDKDISYGIGARTSWSTLTRDLVTDLKKGVGLSNTKAVKPTKIMPKRVVQIVLKGKGFIDNITISTTAHMAAFFAATDWLVKNQDDRGGWPIMVTRKLGEGFKSLDLGWYSAMAQGQAMSTLVRGYLLTKNTVYLNAALKATTPYKLPSEQHGVKALFMNRYDWYEEYPTSPSSFVLNGFIYSLIGLYDLKETAGEKLGREARLLYDRGMESLKAMLPLYDTGSGTIYDLRHFMLGTAPNLARWDYHTTHINQLQLLGTIDDAPIFKEFVKRWKSYLKGGRAKHN is encoded by the exons ATGCGCTGCCTTGCAGCTCGAGTCAACTACAAAACACTTATTTTCATCTGTACGCTGTTTACCTTGGTGACTGTGCTATTGTGGAACAAGTGTTCTAGTGACACTTCAGCACGTTTCCCACGAGATCCCAGTCTGTTGGAATCTGGCTTACGTAAAGAAATTTTGGAGAAGCGCACTGCCTCCCTAGACAACAATAATGTTGGCAGTGACCTTCATGTTGTAAAACAGCATTCGGAAGAAGCTTCCCCTCAGGAGCAGCAGAAAGCACCACCAATAGTTGGAGCTGTCAATAATATTAAATCCTTGGGCCTTAAGTATGACGAGCTAGACTGTCTGATCAATGATGACTATACCATTAAAGGAAGAAGGGAAGGAAATGAGGTATACCTCCCATTTAGCTGGGtggaaaaatattttgaagtttatgggaAGGTAGCACAATATGATGGCTATGACCGCTTTGAGTTTTCTCATAGCTACTCCCGTGTGTATGCACAGCGGTCACCTTACCACCCCAATGGGGTCTTCATGTCTTTTGAGGGCTACAACGTTGAAGTCCGAGACCGAGTGAAGTGCATCAGTGGAGTGGAAG GAGTGCCTTTGTCAACACAGTGGGGACCTCAAGGCTACTTTTATCCCATCCAGATTGCACAGTATGGATTGAGCCACTATAGCAAGAACCTGACAGAGAAGCCCCCACACATTGAGGTGTATGATACAGGTGATCAGGATGCTCAGAAAAGCATCTGGACTGTGCCTAAAGGCTGTCTCATCTCTACAGTGTTTGATAAAACAAGGAACAGCAATGTGAGACAATTCAGCACTCCAG AAATGTCAGATGGAGTTTCCCTGATTCTTGGAAATATGAAAGATTTCATCATCTCATTTGACCTTAAATATATCACAAATGGTAGTGTCTCAGTCGTGCTGGAAACAACAGAGAAGAATCAACTTTTCACCATCCATTATGTTTCAAATTCCCAGCTGATAGCTTTCAAAGATAAAGACATTTCATACGGCATTGGGGCTAGGACTAGCTGGAGTACGCTCACAAGAGACCTGGTAACAGACTTGAAGAAGGGGGTGGGTCTTTCCAATACTAAAGCTGTAAAACCGACCAAGATCATGCCAAAACGGgtggttcaaattgttctaaaaGGAAAAGGCTTTATTGACAATATCACTATCTCCACAACAGCACATATGGCTGCTTTCTTTGCAGCAACTGATTGGCTAGTAAAAAATCAGGATGACAGAGGCGGGTGGCCCATCATGGTGACACGGAAATTGGGAGAGGGGTTCAAATCTCTCGACcttggctggtattctgctatggCTCAGGGTCAAGCCATGTCCACTCTGGTGCGAGGCTACCTGCTAACAAAGAATACCGTTTACCTCAATGCAGCTCTCAAGGCTACAACACCTTACAAACTCCCTTCAGAGCAGCATGGTGTGAAAGCACTTTTCATGAACAGGTATGATTGGTATGAAGAGTATCCCACGAGCCCTAGTTCATTTGTACTTAATGGCTTCATTTACTCTCTGATTGGTTTGTATGATCTAAAGGAGACTGCTGGTGAAAAACTAGGCAGAGAGGCTCGTctcctttatgaccgtggcatgGAATCCCTGAAGGCCATGCTCCCATTATATGACACAGGCTCTGGTACTATTTATGATCTCCGCCACTTCATGCTGGGTACAGCACCCAACCTTGCCCGCTGGGATTATCATACAACTCACATAAACCAGCTGCAGCTACTCGGCACAATAGACGATGCTCCCATCTTCAAAGAGTTTGTTAAGCGCTGGAAGAGTTATCTAAAAGGAGGTCGTGCTAAGCACAACTAG